The following proteins are encoded in a genomic region of Flammeovirga pectinis:
- a CDS encoding pimeloyl-ACP methyl esterase BioG family protein translates to MKTHWLKKEGNDTVVIFFAGWGQTPSFFSTFEAKEKDVLMVYHYSNIAFDNVINEIENYKNKVIVAWSFGVHVAGLFSEFIPVNQLICLNGSFTPIDDKEGIPNAIYQGTYDQLTENSWKKFVFRICGNKELSDQFLQVSDRTIEDLKEELYFLGQLPKVNTIPSVDIAIIGSKDRIFPSKNLENHWTNRVEHLIVDAVPHFGFSKYTNWDSLINCKAEATW, encoded by the coding sequence ATGAAAACACATTGGTTAAAGAAGGAAGGTAATGACACTGTTGTTATCTTTTTTGCAGGATGGGGACAAACACCCTCATTTTTTTCCACTTTTGAAGCAAAAGAAAAAGATGTTTTAATGGTTTACCACTACTCAAACATTGCATTTGATAATGTGATAAATGAGATAGAAAATTATAAAAATAAAGTTATTGTAGCGTGGTCATTTGGTGTGCATGTTGCTGGATTATTTTCAGAGTTTATTCCTGTAAATCAGTTAATCTGCCTAAATGGGTCATTTACACCAATAGATGATAAAGAAGGTATTCCAAATGCTATTTATCAAGGTACTTATGACCAACTCACAGAAAATAGTTGGAAGAAGTTTGTGTTCAGAATTTGTGGAAATAAGGAATTATCAGATCAATTTCTACAGGTATCAGATAGAACCATCGAAGACCTCAAGGAAGAACTTTATTTTTTAGGACAATTACCAAAAGTAAACACTATTCCTTCTGTTGATATTGCTATAATAGGAAGCAAAGACAGAATTTTTCCTTCTAAAAATTTAGAAAATCATTGGACTAATCGGGTTGAACATTTAATAGTTGATGCCGTTCCACATTTTGGTTTTTCAAAATATACAAACTGGGATTCTTTAATTAATTGTAAAGCTGAAGCAACATGGTAG
- the bioC gene encoding malonyl-ACP O-methyltransferase BioC: MVVDKKKVALRFGQNAGTYNQEAFIQKEITEELYQKIISIDKNFDSCFEIGCGSGFLTKKLKNHILDSYAVNDLDSSCTHQLLKENNLTFIGGDAEKIDFPQNNAIIVSTSALQWMQNISVLFQKINQSLNNNGVLAFSTFGLENFRQIKGILNQGLTYYSINFWKKHLENEGFEILSAWEWKKDCLFKDGTAVLKHIKKTGVSGSNSSSKTWNKKTLQAFNKEYAQYFSNDINEVSLTYHPLFFIAKKK, from the coding sequence ATGGTAGTTGATAAAAAGAAAGTAGCCTTACGTTTTGGACAAAATGCAGGTACATATAATCAAGAAGCTTTTATACAGAAAGAGATTACTGAAGAGTTATATCAGAAAATAATTTCTATTGATAAAAACTTTGACAGTTGCTTTGAAATAGGTTGTGGCTCAGGTTTTCTTACTAAGAAATTAAAAAATCATATTCTAGATTCTTATGCTGTGAATGATTTAGATTCATCTTGTACGCATCAACTTTTAAAAGAAAATAACTTGACTTTTATAGGAGGTGATGCAGAAAAAATTGATTTCCCACAGAATAATGCAATAATAGTTTCCACCTCTGCTTTACAATGGATGCAGAATATTTCTGTGCTATTTCAAAAAATCAATCAGAGTTTAAATAACAATGGAGTACTTGCTTTCTCTACTTTTGGTTTAGAAAATTTCCGACAAATTAAAGGAATTTTAAACCAAGGACTTACCTATTATTCTATTAATTTTTGGAAGAAGCATTTAGAAAATGAAGGTTTTGAAATATTGTCTGCTTGGGAATGGAAAAAAGACTGTCTTTTTAAAGATGGAACTGCTGTTTTAAAACATATAAAGAAGACGGGAGTGAGTGGTTCTAATTCTTCATCAAAGACTTGGAATAAAAAGACATTACAGGCATTTAATAAGGAGTATGCACAGTATTTTAGTAATGACATCAATGAGGTTTCATTAACCTATCATCCTTTATTTTTCATCGCTAAAAAGAAATAA
- the bioD gene encoding dethiobiotin synthase, protein MNIFISAIGTDSGKSVVSAIFTEALNADYWKPIQAGFPTDTETVHQLLPTPKEKLKEAYLLKYPMSPHASARKEGIHVKLDAIQLPQHTKENLVIEGAGGLMVPLNDEDCVIDIAEKLDLPLVLVSNTYLGSINHSLLSIREIKRRGLNLLGIVFNGERNEDTERIILKHAQVPCLFKVPQLEEVSPAVITNLANQLNQTLSQHLNVSIHE, encoded by the coding sequence ATGAACATATTTATAAGTGCAATAGGAACAGATAGTGGAAAAAGTGTTGTTTCTGCAATTTTTACAGAGGCTTTAAATGCTGATTATTGGAAACCAATACAAGCTGGATTTCCGACAGATACAGAAACGGTGCATCAGTTACTTCCTACACCCAAGGAGAAATTAAAAGAAGCGTATTTACTAAAATATCCAATGTCGCCACATGCGTCTGCTAGAAAAGAAGGTATTCACGTGAAGCTCGATGCTATTCAATTACCTCAACATACTAAAGAAAATTTGGTTATTGAAGGAGCTGGAGGACTAATGGTTCCTTTAAATGATGAAGATTGTGTAATTGATATTGCAGAAAAACTAGACTTACCTCTTGTATTGGTAAGCAATACGTATTTAGGGAGCATCAACCATTCTTTATTGTCTATTAGAGAGATAAAGAGACGTGGTTTGAATTTACTCGGTATTGTTTTTAATGGAGAGAGAAATGAGGATACAGAAAGAATTATACTAAAACATGCTCAAGTTCCATGTTTATTTAAAGTACCTCAATTAGAAGAAGTTTCTCCTGCAGTAATAACAAATTTAGCCAATCAATTAAATCAAACACTTAGTCAACATTTAAATGTATCAATCCATGAATAA